The Hemibagrus wyckioides isolate EC202008001 linkage group LG15, SWU_Hwy_1.0, whole genome shotgun sequence genome window below encodes:
- the pa2g4b gene encoding proliferation-associated protein 2G4b — translation MSGDDDQQEQTIADDLVVTKYKMGADIANMAMRALIETAKPGVSVLSLCEKGDAFITAETSKVFKKEKEIKKGIAFPTCVSVNNCVCHFSPLKSDPDYTLQDGDLVKIDLGVHVDGFISNIAHSLVVGATKEAPVTGRKADVIKAAYLCAEAALRLVKPGNQNTQVTEAWNKIAESFKCTPIEGMLSHQLKQHIIDGEKTIIQNPTDQQRKDHEKAEFEVHEVYAVDVLISTGEGKAKDSGQRTTVYKRDPSKQYGLKMKTSRAFFSEVEKRYDTMPFTLRAFEDESKARLGVVECAKHELLQPFTVLHEKDGEYVAQFKFTVMLMANGPLRITSSSFEPELYKSEHEVQDPELKALLQSSVSRKAQKKKKKKASKTAENATGQPMEVETENAK, via the exons ATGTCAGGAGACGACGACCAGCAAGAGCAGACCATCGCCGACGACCTGGTCGTCACCAAGTACAAAATGGGCGCTGACATAGCGAACA TGGCTATGCGAGCTCTCATAGAGACGGCCAAGCCTGGAGTCTCTGTGCTCAGCCTGTGTGAGAAAGGAGACGCCTTCATCACTGCCGAAACGAGCAAGGTGTTTAAAAAGGAGAAGGAGATCAAGAAAG GTATTGCCTTCCCCACGTGCGTGTCCGTCAACAACTGCGTGTGCCACTTCTCTCCCCTGAAGAGTGACCCTGACTACACACTGCAGGATGGTGACTTGGTTAAAAT TGATCTCGGAGTTCACGTGGATGGCTTCATCTCCAACATAGCTCACAGCCTCGTGGTTGGAGCAACCAAG GAGGCGCCAGTGACGGGCCGGAAGGCAGATGTGATCAAGGCCGCCTACCTTTGTGCTGAAGCAGCTCTGCGGCTTGTTAAGCCTGGAAACCAG AACACTCAGGTCACTGAAGCCTGGAATAAGATCGCAGAGTCCTTCAAGTGCACACCCATAGAAG GAATGCTGTCCCATCAGCTGAAGCAGCACATCATTGATGGTGAGAAGACCATCATTCAGAACCCTACAGATCAGCAGAG GAAGGATCATGAGAAAGCTGAGTTTGAGGTGCATGAAGTGTACGCTGTGGATGTGCTGATCAGCACAGGAGAGGGCAAG GCTAAAGACTCAGGACAGAGGACCACCGTTTACAAGCGAGACCCGAGCAAGCAGTACGGGTTGAAGATGAAGACCTCGAGGGCATTTTTCAGCGAGGTGGAGAAGCGCTACGACACCATGCCTTTCACTCTCAG GGCGTTTGAGGATGAGAGCAAGGCTCGGCTGGGTGTTGTGGAGTGTGCCAAACACGAGCTGCTGCAGCCTTTCACCGTCCTGCATGAGAAGGATG gCGAGTATGTGGCACAGTTTAAATTCACCGTGATGCTGATGGCAAACGGACCCCTGAGAATCACCAGCAGTTCCTTCGAGCCGGAGCTCTACAAGTCCGAACATGAAGTGCAGGATCCTGAGCTCAAG GCTTTGTTGCAAAGCTCAGTCAGCCGGAAGgcccaaaagaagaagaaaaagaag GCCTCCAAGACAGCAGAGAACGCCACAGGACAACCTATGGAGGTGGAGACGGAGAATGCCAAGTAG